A portion of the Fusobacterium nucleatum genome contains these proteins:
- a CDS encoding pyridoxamine 5'-phosphate oxidase family protein, giving the protein MRKADREIKSKEEIIDIIKRCDVIRLAFNNGDYPYILPLNFGFEINENKIIFYFHSALEGTKVDIMKRDNRVSFEMDTKHKLQYYEEKGYCTMSYESVIGRGKIKILSEDEKINALKKLMRHYHKNEDTYFNPAAISRTLVYSLEVEEMTAKKK; this is encoded by the coding sequence ATGAGAAAAGCAGATAGAGAAATAAAGAGTAAAGAAGAAATAATTGATATTATAAAAAGATGTGATGTTATAAGATTAGCTTTTAATAATGGTGATTACCCATATATATTACCTTTAAATTTTGGATTTGAAATTAATGAAAATAAAATTATATTTTATTTTCATAGTGCTTTAGAAGGAACTAAGGTTGATATTATGAAAAGGGATAATCGTGTTTCATTTGAAATGGATACTAAGCATAAACTTCAATATTATGAAGAAAAAGGATATTGTACAATGTCTTATGAAAGTGTTATCGGAAGAGGAAAAATAAAAATTTTATCTGAAGATGAAAAAATAAATGCATTAAAAAAACTTATGAGACATTATCATAAAAACGAAGATACATATTTTAATCCTGCTGCAATTAGTAGAACATTAGTTTATTCGCTTGAAGTAGAAGAAATGACAGCAAAAAAGAAATAG
- a CDS encoding HU family DNA-binding protein — MTKKEFVNAFAEKGELKIKDSERLVNAFLETVENALLKGDGVRFIGFGSWEVKERSAREVKNPQTGKMIKVEAKKVVKFKVGKPLADKVAGQKGAKKATKKK, encoded by the coding sequence ATGACAAAAAAGGAATTTGTAAATGCATTTGCTGAAAAAGGAGAACTAAAAATTAAAGATTCTGAAAGATTAGTAAACGCTTTCTTAGAAACTGTAGAAAATGCTTTACTAAAAGGTGATGGAGTAAGATTTATAGGATTTGGTTCTTGGGAAGTAAAAGAAAGAAGTGCGAGAGAAGTTAAAAACCCTCAAACTGGAAAAATGATCAAAGTTGAAGCTAAAAAAGTTGTTAAGTTTAAAGTTGGAAAACCTTTAGCTGACAAAGTAGCTGGACAAAAAGGCGCTAAAAAAGCAACTAAGAAAAAATAA
- a CDS encoding NCS2 family permease: MSFLDGYFRITERDSTVSREVMGGITTFLAMAYIIIVNPSILSLSGMDKGALITVTCLASFIGTIIAGVWANSPIALAPGMGLNAFFTYTLTLEKQIPWQTALGIVFLSGCFFLILAIGGIREKIANSIPVPLRLAVGGGIGLFIAFIGLKSMGIVVENQATYVGLGEFTKTTCVSIIGLFIIAIMEIKRMKGGILLGIIVTTILGIIIGDVSLPEKIISLPPSPASIMFKLDILSAMKLSLIGPIFSFMFVDLFDSLGTLMSCSKEMGLVNEKGEIKNLGRMLYTDAASTIMGASIGTSTVTAYVESAAGIVAGARTGLATTVTALGFLLSLFFTPLISIVPGYATAPALIIVGIFMFRQVAALDFSDFKILFPAFITIFTMPLTYSISTGLALGFLSYLIVHILVGDFKKINITLLFIGAICLLHLLV, translated from the coding sequence ATGAGTTTTTTGGATGGGTATTTTAGAATAACTGAAAGGGATAGTACTGTTTCAAGAGAAGTTATGGGAGGAATTACAACATTTTTAGCAATGGCTTATATAATAATTGTAAATCCATCTATCTTATCACTTTCTGGAATGGATAAGGGAGCTCTAATAACAGTTACTTGTTTAGCTTCTTTTATAGGAACAATTATAGCAGGAGTATGGGCAAATTCACCTATTGCACTTGCACCAGGTATGGGACTTAATGCTTTCTTTACTTATACATTAACATTAGAAAAGCAAATTCCTTGGCAAACTGCATTAGGAATAGTATTTTTATCAGGGTGTTTCTTTCTAATTTTAGCAATAGGCGGTATTAGAGAAAAAATAGCTAACTCTATACCAGTACCACTAAGATTAGCAGTTGGAGGAGGAATAGGATTATTTATAGCATTTATAGGACTTAAATCTATGGGAATAGTTGTTGAAAATCAAGCTACTTATGTAGGGCTTGGTGAATTTACAAAAACTACTTGTGTCTCTATAATTGGACTTTTTATTATTGCTATAATGGAAATAAAAAGAATGAAAGGTGGAATACTTTTAGGAATTATTGTAACAACTATATTAGGAATTATTATAGGAGATGTATCTCTACCAGAAAAAATAATTTCTTTACCACCTAGTCCAGCCTCTATTATGTTTAAATTGGATATTTTATCTGCAATGAAATTATCATTAATAGGTCCAATATTCTCATTTATGTTTGTTGATTTATTTGACTCATTAGGAACTCTTATGAGTTGTTCAAAAGAAATGGGGCTTGTAAATGAAAAAGGTGAAATAAAAAATCTTGGAAGAATGCTGTATACAGATGCTGCTTCAACAATAATGGGAGCTTCAATAGGAACATCAACAGTAACAGCTTATGTTGAATCTGCTGCTGGGATTGTAGCAGGAGCTAGAACAGGACTTGCTACAACAGTAACAGCTTTAGGTTTCTTATTATCATTATTTTTTACTCCACTTATTAGTATAGTGCCAGGTTATGCAACAGCACCAGCATTAATAATAGTTGGAATATTTATGTTTAGACAAGTGGCAGCACTTGATTTCTCTGATTTTAAAATTTTATTTCCAGCTTTTATTACAATATTTACTATGCCTTTAACTTACAGTATAAGTACAGGATTAGCATTAGGATTTTTATCATATTTAATTGTTCATATATTAGTAGGAGATTTCAAAAAAATTAACATAACTTTGCTTTTTATTGGTGCAATATGTTTACTTCACTTACTTGTATAA
- a CDS encoding RluA family pseudouridine synthase, translated as MIEYIIDEEYEKVRVDRFLRKHLKNINLSEIYKMLRKGKIKVNNKKISQDYRLVLGDVVFIFLPENFKENNEEKFIELSQERKEKLKEMIVFENENLFVINKLLGDVVHKGSGHDISLLEEFRSYYSNNNINFVNRIDKLTSGLIIGAKNIKTAREVAKEIQADNIIKRYYILVNGKIEKDNFILENYLKKDEEKVIVSDIEKEGYKKSITYFKKIKEHNKYTLLEAELKTGRTHQLRAQLNHIGNNIVGDTKYGKDEREDMMYLFSYYLKIDLYNLEIKLEIPNFFLI; from the coding sequence ATGATAGAATACATAATTGATGAAGAATATGAAAAGGTTAGAGTGGATAGATTTTTAAGAAAACACTTGAAAAATATAAACCTTTCTGAAATCTATAAAATGTTAAGAAAAGGCAAAATAAAGGTTAATAATAAAAAGATCTCCCAAGATTATAGATTGGTTTTGGGAGATGTTGTATTTATATTTTTACCTGAAAATTTTAAAGAGAATAATGAAGAGAAATTTATTGAACTTAGTCAAGAGAGAAAAGAAAAATTAAAAGAAATGATAGTTTTTGAAAACGAAAATTTATTTGTAATAAATAAATTATTGGGAGATGTTGTTCATAAAGGTAGTGGACATGATATTTCTTTACTTGAAGAGTTTAGAAGTTATTATTCAAACAATAATATAAATTTTGTGAATCGTATAGATAAATTAACATCTGGCTTAATTATTGGAGCTAAAAATATAAAAACAGCTAGGGAAGTAGCAAAAGAAATTCAAGCTGATAATATAATAAAAAGATATTATATCTTGGTAAATGGAAAAATAGAAAAAGATAATTTTATTTTGGAAAATTACTTGAAAAAAGATGAAGAAAAGGTTATAGTATCAGATATTGAAAAAGAGGGATATAAAAAATCTATAACATATTTTAAGAAAATAAAAGAACATAATAAGTACACTTTACTGGAAGCTGAACTTAAAACAGGAAGAACACATCAGTTGAGAGCACAGTTAAACCATATTGGAAATAATATTGTAGGGGATACAAAATATGGAAAAGATGAGAGGGAAGATATGATGTATTTATTTTCTTATTATTTAAAAATAGATTTATATAATTTAGAAATTAAATTAGAAATACCAAATTTCTTTTTAATTTAA
- the rodA gene encoding rod shape-determining protein RodA yields the protein MQNNIYLKKISKFSVFFIVNILLLFIISLSTIYSATITKSEPFFLKEIVWFIISIFVFIGVSLVDYRKYYKYATAIYIFNILMLLSVLVIGTSRLGAKRWIDLGPLALQPSEFSKLFLIFTFSAYLINNYSDRYTGFRAMFMSFLHIFPVFFLIAIEPDLGTSLVIILIYGMLLFLNKLEWKCIATVFFTIAAFIPISYKFLLKGYQKDRIDTFLNPELDALGTGWNITQSKIAIGSGKIFGKGFLNNTQGKLKYLPESHTDFIGSVFLEERGFLGGSMLLLIYIVLLVQIIYIADTTEDKFGRYICYGIATIFFFHIFVNMGMIMGIMPVTGLPLLLMSYGGSSLVFSFLILGVVQSVRIHRGSK from the coding sequence ATGCAAAATAATATTTACTTAAAAAAAATATCAAAATTTAGTGTATTTTTTATTGTTAATATATTGTTACTTTTTATTATAAGTTTATCTACTATATATAGTGCAACAATTACTAAAAGTGAACCTTTCTTTTTAAAGGAAATAGTTTGGTTTATTATTAGTATTTTTGTATTTATTGGAGTATCTCTAGTTGATTATAGAAAATACTATAAGTATGCGACAGCAATTTATATTTTTAATATACTTATGCTATTATCTGTATTAGTTATTGGAACATCAAGACTAGGAGCTAAAAGGTGGATAGATTTAGGACCATTAGCTTTGCAACCTTCTGAGTTTTCAAAATTATTTTTGATTTTTACTTTTTCAGCATATCTTATCAATAATTATTCAGATAGATATACAGGTTTTAGAGCAATGTTTATGAGTTTTTTACACATATTTCCTGTATTTTTCTTGATTGCTATTGAGCCAGATTTAGGAACTTCATTAGTTATTATTTTAATATATGGAATGTTACTTTTTTTAAATAAACTTGAATGGAAGTGTATAGCTACAGTTTTTTTCACAATAGCAGCATTTATACCAATCTCATATAAATTTTTATTAAAAGGTTATCAAAAAGATAGAATAGATACTTTTTTAAATCCAGAACTTGATGCTTTAGGAACTGGTTGGAATATAACACAATCAAAAATTGCCATTGGTTCAGGAAAAATATTTGGTAAAGGATTTTTAAATAATACACAAGGAAAATTAAAATATCTTCCTGAATCTCATACAGATTTTATAGGTTCTGTTTTTCTTGAAGAAAGAGGTTTTTTAGGAGGAAGTATGCTACTTCTTATTTATATAGTACTTTTGGTTCAGATTATTTATATAGCTGATACAACAGAAGATAAGTTTGGAAGATATATATGTTATGGTATAGCAACTATTTTCTTTTTCCATATATTTGTAAATATGGGAATGATAATGGGAATTATGCCAGTAACTGGACTACCATTACTTTTAATGAGTTATGGAGGAAGTTCATTAGTGTTTTCATTTTTAATACTTGGAGTTGTTCAAAGTGTAAGAATTCATAGAGGAAGCAAATAA
- the dut gene encoding dUTP diphosphatase, with protein sequence MKKVQVKVIREEGVELPKYETEGSAGMDVRANIKESITLKSLERILVPTGLKVAIPEGYEIQVRPRSGLAIKHGITMLNTPGTVDSDYRGELKVIVVNLSNEAYTIEPNERIGQFVLNKIEQIEFVEVEELDSTERGESGFGHTGK encoded by the coding sequence ATGAAAAAAGTACAAGTAAAAGTTATTAGAGAAGAAGGTGTAGAACTACCTAAGTATGAAACAGAAGGTTCTGCTGGAATGGATGTTAGAGCAAATATAAAAGAGTCTATAACATTAAAATCATTGGAAAGAATTTTAGTTCCTACTGGACTAAAAGTTGCGATTCCAGAAGGCTATGAAATTCAAGTTAGACCAAGAAGTGGACTGGCAATTAAACATGGTATAACTATGCTTAATACACCAGGAACTGTTGACAGTGATTATAGAGGAGAATTAAAAGTTATAGTGGTTAATTTAAGCAATGAAGCTTATACTATTGAACCAAATGAAAGGATAGGGCAATTTGTTTTAAATAAAATAGAGCAAATTGAATTTGTTGAAGTTGAAGAATTAGATAGTACTGAACGTGGTGAGAGTGGATTTGGACATACTGGAAAATAA
- a CDS encoding M16 family metallopeptidase codes for MENIKLKKLDNGITLITEKLPDMSTFSMGFFVKTGAMNETKKESGISHFIEHLMFKGTKNRTAKEISEFVDFEGGILNAFTSRDLTCYYIKLLSSKIDIAIDVLTDMLLNSNFDEESIEKERNVIIEEIKMYEDIPEEIVHEKNVEYALRGVHSNSISGTVASLKKINRKAILNYLEKYYVAENLVIVASGNIDEKYLYKELNKKMKNFRKTKKEEVLDLSYEIKKGKKVVKKPSNQIHLCFTTRGVSSKSELRYPAAIISNVLGEGMSSRLFQKIREERGLAYSVYTYLTRFENCGLLSVYVGTTKEDYKEVIKLIKEEFKNIKENGISERELRKAKNKYESAFTFSLESTSSRMNRLASTYIIYGKIISLDKVREDIEKVTLKDIKKAAEFLFDEQFYSQTIVGDI; via the coding sequence TTGGAGAATATTAAATTAAAGAAACTTGATAATGGAATAACATTAATAACAGAAAAATTACCAGATATGAGTACATTTAGTATGGGATTTTTTGTTAAGACAGGTGCTATGAATGAAACTAAAAAAGAAAGTGGGATTTCACACTTTATAGAGCATTTAATGTTTAAAGGAACAAAGAATAGAACAGCAAAAGAAATTTCTGAATTTGTTGATTTTGAAGGAGGAATTTTAAATGCCTTTACTTCAAGAGATTTGACTTGTTACTATATAAAGCTTTTATCTTCAAAAATTGATATAGCTATTGATGTTCTTACTGATATGTTACTTAACTCAAATTTTGATGAAGAAAGTATAGAAAAAGAAAGAAATGTGATCATAGAAGAAATAAAAATGTATGAAGATATTCCTGAAGAAATAGTACATGAAAAAAATGTTGAATATGCTTTAAGAGGAGTACATTCAAATTCAATATCTGGTACAGTTGCAAGTTTAAAAAAGATAAACAGAAAAGCAATTTTAAATTATTTAGAAAAATATTATGTAGCTGAAAATTTAGTTATTGTTGCATCTGGAAATATAGATGAAAAATATCTATATAAAGAATTAAACAAAAAAATGAAAAATTTTAGAAAAACTAAAAAAGAAGAAGTGTTAGATTTATCTTATGAAATAAAAAAAGGTAAGAAAGTTGTTAAGAAACCTTCAAATCAAATACATCTTTGTTTTACTACAAGAGGAGTTTCTTCAAAGTCAGAACTAAGATATCCAGCAGCAATAATTTCAAATGTTTTAGGTGAAGGAATGAGTTCAAGACTATTTCAAAAAATAAGAGAAGAAAGAGGACTTGCTTATTCAGTTTATACTTATCTTACAAGATTTGAGAATTGTGGATTACTTTCTGTATATGTTGGAACTACAAAAGAAGACTATAAAGAAGTTATAAAACTTATAAAAGAAGAGTTTAAAAATATTAAAGAAAATGGTATATCAGAAAGAGAGCTAAGAAAAGCTAAGAATAAATATGAAAGTGCTTTTACATTTAGTTTAGAAAGCACAAGTTCAAGAATGAATAGATTAGCCTCTACATATATTATTTATGGAAAAATTATAAGTCTTGATAAGGTTAGAGAAGATATAGAAAAAGTAACTTTAAAAGATATTAAAAAAGCTGCAGAATTTTTATTTGATGAACAATTTTATTCACAAACAATAGTAGGAGATATATAA